A region from the Silene latifolia isolate original U9 population chromosome 7, ASM4854445v1, whole genome shotgun sequence genome encodes:
- the LOC141590279 gene encoding uncharacterized protein LOC141590279: MCAIKSDIISVVNRWCKDAIHSKMFDCNGEAAEDVDIIDGKQIVMSVMWSEVHQTVGILMGKCKADVHNFSSLIREFKEKLSPIGSPLNKQQLEQILGCSASQEVTILPPKKLKNKGSGKRMLSFKAKAVALECKTKRMCK, from the coding sequence atgtgcgcgaTTAAGAGTGACATCATAAGTGTTGTGAACAGATGGTGTAAAGATGCAATCCACTCTAAAATGTTCGATTGTAATGGTGAAGCAGCTGAGGACGTTGATATAATTGATGGAAAACAAATTGTGATGTCAGTAATGTGGTCAGAGGTTCATCAGACAGTTGGGATTCTTATGGGCAAATGCAAGGCTGATGTCCACAACTTTTCTAGTCTAATTAGAGAGTTTAAGGAGAAACTATCACCCATAGGATCACCATTGAATAAACAACAGTTAGAGCAAATTCTAGGCTGCTCTGCTAGTCAGGAGGTAACAATTTTGCCTcctaaaaaattaaaaaacaagGGAAGTGGAAAGAGAATGTTGTCGTTTAAGGCAAAAGCAGTTGCCTTGGAATGCAAGACAAAACGCATGTGTAAATAA